One part of the Coffea eugenioides isolate CCC68of chromosome 10, Ceug_1.0, whole genome shotgun sequence genome encodes these proteins:
- the LOC113749240 gene encoding KH domain-containing protein HEN4-like, whose amino-acid sequence MSAQLTPSKRPNETEANGRGKWRKSGNFSSPNSSVNGTMLRVLCPSNKIGSVIGKGGSIISQLREEAGAKIRVEEPVPGWDERVIVIASPDKGKENGGATAEEQQHQGSKEEDNDENGESDRKDDGGEENKNDDEKEASPVEEVRGGGGEEDKETASAVQKALFLVVERMFEGDSEEKDGAGEDEGDKDTSFVVRLLVFSSQIGGLLGKAGSVIKQMALESGAQIRILPRDKLPPPASPSDELVQISGVPDAVRKALTSVSQQLLGNPPRDQRSQSSGPSSHSLGRPYRQEPFVQSNHAFHGQGMPYSAGYRDAEGSFPDRMYPSQDILAFRLWCPHDKIGGVIGKGGTVVRAIQNETGCEIKVLDAAADSEDRIIVISGPAHPDERISAPQDAVLRVQSRIFRSSSESQEKNVTAKLLVSSNQIGCLLGKGGSIIAEMRKSSGAYIRILGKDQNPQGALENEEVVQVNGELETVHEALLQITSRLREHFFRDAFPSMNYPSNPAFLDQVPPFPPYLGRGEHSPPGMYPNLGPSFRKFDSVGGLPPPGGFHPLDERPPFMQNFHRPGFPPHMSERFPPSAAWGPQGPIEAGGPMGLPDYAGPPPRRIGGFGGGNHAAIITSTTVEVVVPRSVVPAIYGEDGGCLRQIRQISDAKITITDSKPGATETVIIISGTPEQTNAAQSLIQAFVISETDAT is encoded by the exons ATGTCTGCTCAATTGACACCATCGAAGAGACCGAATGAAACAGAGGCAAACGGTAGAGGGAAATggcgaaaatctggaaattttagTTCACCAAATTCTTCAGTAAATGGGACTATGTTGCGGGTGCTTTGCCCTAGTAACAAAATTGGTAGTGTTATTGGAAAAGGGGGCAGCATTATATCCCAATTGCGCGAAGAAGCCGGTGCGAAAATTCGAGTTGAGGAGCCAGTTCCGGGATGGGATGAGAGAGTAATTGTTATTGCAAGCCCAGataaaggaaaggaaaatggagGAGCTACTGCTGAAGAGCAGCAGCACCAGGGGAGCAAGGAGGAGGATAATGATGAAAATGGGGAGTCTGATAGAAAGGATGATGGTGGGGAGGAGAATAAGAATGATGATGAGAAGGAGGCTAGTCCTGTTGAAGAAGTtcgaggaggaggaggagaagaggATAAGGAAACCGCTTCTGCGGTGCAGAAAGCGTTGTTTCTTGTTGTTGAAAGAATGTTTGAAGGGGATTCGGAGGAGAAGGACGGAGCAGGGGAGGATGAGGGCGATAAAGATACCTCTTTTGTTGTGAGGTTACTTGTTTTTTCCAGTCAGATTGGTGGTTTGTTAGGGAAAGCTGGTAGTGTAATTAAGCAGATGGCTTTGGAAAGTGGAGCCCAGATTCGGATTCTTCCCAGAGATAAACTGCCTCCTCCTGCATCTCCTTCTGATGAACTGGTTCAG ATTTCTGGGGTGCCAGATGCTGTTAGAAAAGCTCTTACTTCTGTTTCTCAACAACTACTTGGGAATCCCCCTCGGGACCAACGTTCTCAATCCTCTGGACCATCATCCCATTCACTTGGCCGTCCTTACAGACAGGAACCCTTTGTACAATCAAACCATGCTTTCCATGGGCAAGGGATGCCTTATTCTGCTGGATATCGTGATGCTGAAGGCAGTTTTCCTGATCGTATGTATCCTTCTCAGGACATATTAGCATTCCGTTTATGGTGTCCTCATGACAAGATTGGAGGTGTAATTGGAAAGGGGGGAACTGTAGTCAGGGCAATTCAAAATGAGACTGGCTGTGAGATTAAAGTTCTTGATGCTGCAGCCGACTCGGAGGATCGCATAATTGTAATATCTGGTCCAGCG CACCCAGATGAAAGGATATCTGCACCTCAAGATGCAGTGCTTCGTGTGCAGTCCAGAATATTTAGGTCATCATCTGAAAGTCAAGAAAAAAATGTGACAGCTAAACTTCTTGTCTCCTCAAATCAAATCGGATGCCTCCTTGGCAAAGGAGGATCCATTATTGCTGAAATGAGGAAGTCTAGTGGAGCTTATATCCGTATCCTGGGGAAGGATCAAAACCCTCAAGGTGCTTTAGAAAATGAAGAAGTAGTTCAG GTAAATGGAGAGCTTGAAACGGTGCACGAGGCCCTTTTGCAGATAACTTCAAGGTTACGGGAACACTTCTTCCGAGATGCATTTCCTTCTATGAACTATCCTTCAAATCCTGCTTTTCTTGACCAAGTACCTCCATTTCCACCATATTTGGGAAGGGGAGAACATTCACCTCCAGGGATGTATCCGAATCTAGGTCCATCGTTTCGCAAGTTTGATTCTGTTGGTGGCCTGCCTCCTCCAGGAGGTTTTCATCCACTTGATGAGCGACCACCTTTTATGCAAAATTTCCACAGACCAGGATTCCCACCTCATATGTCTGAAAGATTTCCACCTTCAGCAGCATGGGGGCCTCAG GGGCCAATAGAAGCCGGTGGTCCAATGGGCTTGCCTGACTATGCAGGACCTCCTCCTAGGAGGATTGGTGGATTTGGAGG AGGAAATCATGCCGCTATTATCACAAGCACTACCGTGGAAGTTGTGGTTCCGCGTTCTGTTGTTCCTGCAATCTATGGTGAGGATGGTGGATGTCTGAGACAGATACGTCAG ATTTCTGATGCAAAAATTACTATTACTGATTCTAAACCCGGGGCAACAGAAACTGTGATCATAATATCTGGAACACCAGAACAGACTAATGCTGCACAGAGTCTTATTCAAGCATTTGTAATCAGTGAGACAGATGCCACTTGA
- the LOC113749241 gene encoding amino acid permease 6, whose protein sequence is MKEEFQNNGMYLEQNPEAPENGDLKNFDDDGRPKRTGTVITASAHIITAVIGSGVLSLAWAIAQLGWVAGPAVLMAFSCITFFTSTMLADSYRSPGPIIGRRNYTYMDVVRSHLGGYKVQLCGIAQYGNLIGVTVGYTITASISMVAVKRSNCFHRNGHHVKCHISNNPFMIIFAAIQIFLSQIPNFHKLSWLSILAAVMSFAYSSIGLGLSIAKVAGDGVAKTTLTGVTVGVDVSGTEKVWRSFQAIGDIAFAYAYSTVLIEIQDTLKSHPPESKVMKRASGVGVSTTTLFYVLCGCIGYAAFGNNAPGNFLTGFGFYEPFWLIDFANVCIAIHLIGAYQVFAQPIFGFVENRCSSKWPENKFINTEHAVNVPLYGTYYINLFRLVWRTVYVILTAVLAMIFPFFNDFLGLIGAGSFYPLTVYFPIEMHIAQAKIPKYSVRWIWLKVLSWACLVVSLVAAAGSIQGLSQDVKTYKPFKTQQ, encoded by the exons ATGAAGGAAGAGTTCCAGAATAATGGCATGTACCTCGAACAAAATCCAGAAGCTCCAGAGAATGGCGATCTTAAGAATTTTGATGATGACGGTCGTCCAAAACGAACAG GGACGGTGATAACTGCAAGTGCACACATCATAACTGCTGTGATTGGTTCTGGAGTGCTATCTCTAGCATGGGCTATAGCTCAGTTGGGATGGGTGGCTGGTCCTGCTGTTCTCATGGCATTTTCTTGCATCACCTTCTTCACTTCAACTATGCTTGCGGATTCTTACCGGTCTCCTGGTCCTATAATCGGCAGAAGAAACTACACTTACATGGATGTTGTCAGGTCTCACTTGG GAGGCTACAAGGTTCAGCTTTGTGGAATTGCTCAGTATGGCAATCTCATAGGAGTTACGGTTGGCTACACAATTACAGCATCCATTAGTATGGT GGCGGTCAAAAGGTCAAATTGTTTCCACAGGAACGGCCACCATGTGAAATGCCATATATCAAACAACCCTTTCATGATCATCTTTGCCGCAATCCAGATTTTCCTCAGCCAAATACCAAACTTTCACAAACTCTCTTGGCTCTCTATTTTGGCTGCCGTGATGTCTTTTGCTTATTCTTCAATTGGCCTTGGACTCTCCATAGCTAAAGTTGCAG GGGACGGGGTCGCAAAGACAACCTTGACGGGGGTAACAGTTGGGGTGGACGTGTCAGGTACAGAGAAAGTTTGGAGAAGTTTCCAAGCCATTGGAGATATAGCCTTTGCTTATGCTTATTCAACTGTCCTTATTGAAATTCAG GACACGCTGAAATCACACCCACCAGAAAGCAAGGTCATGAAAAGGGCCTCTGGAGTTGGAGTTTCAACGACTACCCTATTCTATGTCCTGTGTGGTTGTATTGGCTATGCAGCATTTGGAAACAATGCTCCAGGAAATTTCCTCACCGGATTCGGCTTCTACGAACCCTTTTGGCTAATTGACTTTGCAAATGTTTGCATTGCCATTCACCTAATTGGCGCTTACCAG GTTTTTGCACAGCCAATATTTGGCTTTGTTGAGAATCGTTGCAGTAGCAAATGGCCAGAAAACAAATTCATAAACACTGAACATGCAGTTAATGTGCCACTGTATGGTACTTACTACATTAACTTGTTCAGATTGGTGTGGAGGACAGTATACGTTATACTAACAGCTGTATTAGCTATGATATTCCCATTCTTCAATGACTTCTTGGGCTTGATAGGAGCAGGCTCTTTCTATCCTTTGACTGTGTATTTCCCCATAGAAATGCACATCGCACAGGCAAAGATACCAAAGTATTCTGTCAGATGGATATGGCTTAAAGTACTCAGTTGGGCTTGCCTGGTTGTATCACTTGTTGCTGCTGCAGGATCCATACAAGGGCTTTCCCAGGATGTCAAGACATACAAGCCTTTTAAAACACAGCAATAA